The genomic stretch GCTGTTGGTTTACAACGTGCAAAAGTACGCGGTGAGTTAGACCGTATTGAATTAGAGCAATTGTCTTTCTTCCAACGTATTGGTGCTAAATATAATGAACTGGCAGCAGCAGACGACACTATTTTTAGCGTTGATGCTGGTCAGGCTATAGATAATGTTCAATTGCAGATACGTGATGTACTTACCGTGAATCTTGTCTGTCATAACAAAAATGTTGATTAATTAGATGTTATATCCTTGGTTATTACCACATTGGGAAAAACAGCAAGCGCAAATGACAGCGGGTCGTTTGCACCATGCTTTGTTTGTGACGAGTCCGAACGGTATGGGTAAGCTGTCTTACGCACAGATGCTTTCCCAAACATTACTCTGTAAAGAGCCGATTGGTTGGGAACCTTGCCATCACTGTCATCCTTGCCAGTTGTTCGAGACCAGCGTGCATCCTGACTATTATTTGGTTGCCACAGAACCAGGGAAAGTGATTGGTGTTGATCAAATACGAAACATAAGTCAGAAATTAAATGAACATTCACAGCTTGGTGGAAATAAAGTGGTGATCATTGAGCATGCAGAAAGCTTCAACCTTGCGTCAGCGAATGCCTTGCTTAAAACGTTAGAAGAGCCAAGTGATGGCAGCTATATCATTTTGCTTGCTGAGAATAAATCTCAGGTGCTACCTACTATTTATAGTCGTTGTCAGAAGTTACACCTTCCAGCCCCTGCAGAGCAGGATACATTAACTTGGTTACAACAGCAGTTTCCGATTGAAAGCCCCACGTTGACCTCGATCCGTATTAATCATGGGGCACCTTTACACACGCTAAGTTATTTAAACAACGGTGATGATGATTTACGCAAAGAGATATTTTCTAATATTAGCTTGTTGACGCAACAGCCAGCCGCTATTACACGTTTATGTGAAATTATTTCAGACCGGACATTAGAAAAATTATCTTGGTTACAATTCATCTTACTGGATTTACAGAAAGTGGCTAGAGGAGTGAGTATTGATTATATTGTTAATACTGACCAGTTAGAATGGTTAACTCATTTTTCAACATTGCTATCACAAGATAAAATTACTCAACTACAATCAGAATTAACAGAACTTCGTCAGTTGTTATTACAAAATAATAATTTAACCGCAGAAACTTTAGTACTGTCCTTTTTGATTAAACTTAAAAGATTTATAAATTAATATGCTAGTAGATTCTCATTGCCATTTAGATGGTCTAAATTACGATACCATTCATACTGATCTTGCAGATGTTGTGAACAAAGCAACAGAGCGCGGAGTTTCACATTTATTAAGTGTGTCAGTTACCTTACCGCGTTTTAAAACTATGATCGAATTGATTGCTGATTTTGATAATATCCATGCCTCATGTGGGGTTCACCCCCTGAACCTTGAAGATGAATACGAAAAGTTGGAATTATTAGCGCTAGCAAGTAATGACAAGGTTGTGGCGATTGGTGAAACAGGTTTAGATTATTTCTATTCACCTGAAAACAAAGATATCCAGCAAGCGTCATTCCGTAATCATATTCAAGTGGCGATTGAGCTGAAAAAGCCTTTAATTATCCATACGCGTGGTGCTGTTGATGACACTATCCGGATCTTAAGAGAAGAGGGGGCAGAGAAAATTGGTGGCGTTATCCATTGTTTCACTGAGTCTGACGCAATGGCCGCAGCGGTATTGGAAATGGGTTTCTATATCTCAATATCAGGTATTGTGACGTTTAAATCAGCAAAAGATTTACAGGCTGTTGTTAAAACAATCCCTGCGGACCGATTACTGGTTGAAACCGATTCTCCATACCTCGCTCCTGTGCCATACCGTGGTAAAGAGAATCAACCTGCATATGTACGCGCTGTTGCCGAGTTTGTTGCTGATCTACGTGGTGTAAGCTTTGCTGAACTAGCAGAAACAACAACAGAGAACTACTTTAAGCTGTTTAACGCTAAGAAGTAATTTCGACTTGATATTGAAATCACGCTCAAATCTTGAAGAAGATGTTGAGTGTGGTATTATCTGCGCAAATTATCAGTACCAACTACTAGTACTATGTTGATCAGCTAGTAGTTCAATGTTGATGAATTACCAGTAAGGCCTTGATATTCGTCTGACGAGTTATCGAATTAATCATTATTTGGAGGCATTTTGGCCCATTTAGTTACCTATACGTATAAAAAACAAGATAAGAAAATTCCATTTTCATACAGACAGTTTCACCATATCTATGAAGCGGCAGCTGCAGAAGAAGGCATCGACCTAACACAATATTTGATAATGGAAAAACAAGTTGAAGATGTATCGAAAGGTACGAAAGCCGTAAGAGAGTTCCGTAAAAATCATTTTACTAAACTAGGCTTTACTAACGTATGGTTTATTAAAGACGGTATTGAAGAATAACGAATAAATGATAATTTTGTGGTCAACGGATTTGGCCACAGACATCCTATCTACATCTACATCTACATCTACATCTACATCTACATCTAGCGCTTCACCTCTCTTGATTTTTTAACCTACATAGTTTGCATCAGTTTTATTTGATGTTAGTGGCTTTACAGTGTTTAAAGAACAGCCCGCTAAGATATATCGCGAATGTCTTTGCTGCTTAAACTCGAAAAATAAAGACAATAAAAAAGGCCACATCACTGATTTAGTGTTGTGGCCTTCGCATTTCTTATTGTTATTTTGTGCGTGACGCTTTACGTTTGTTCCATGCGTTGATTATCTTCCAACGCCATAGCCAGCGGATACTAAAATAACCAAGAATAGAAAAGAATGTACCCGAGACAAAGCAGCCCAACAAAAATGCAGGACCATACAATGATATTGCCTGTATCAACCATTCCATCGTTAATTCAAAAGAGAATGGATGTACGGGTACTTGTAATATCCATGCGCCTAGGATATAAGTGCCATAAAACATGGGCGGCATTGTCACAGGGTTGGACAGCCACACAAGAGCGACAGAGAGCGGTAAGTTAACCCGAAATAAAATCGCAAAACCAGCAGCTAACAACATCTGGAAAGGAACGGGTACAAAGGCCATAAATAGACCGACAGCAAAAGCACCCGCAGCAGAGCGACGATTTAAGTGCCAAAGGTTTGCATTGTGCAGTAAATCACCAAATATTTTAAGGTGCTTATGCTCTTTGATTGACTCTGGGTCTGGGAGGTATTTCTTAATTAAATTCTTAGGCATAATTCTAATCAAATGTCAGGGGTAATGAATGACCTTTAAGGCCATACTACTTTCCATTACCATATTAATAAGTATGTTCTTTATTGATATCGAACGTATTGAATATATAACGATAATGACAGTCGCTGCCTTTATCATTTTTTACTTGAAGATAACACCTATATTAGTATTGCTGTTTATTACTTTGTCTTGGTCTGTAATATATAAAAATAATGTAATAAATGAAGCAAATATGTTACTTATGAATACAAAGTGGCAATACAAAGAATCATCAAAAATAGTAGTTGAAGACAATATCATAACAGCCGAACTAATAACATTAGTAAATAATAAAAATCGACTTTCGTTTGATGTAAACGTCATTAGCATAAATGGGCAGGAGGCACCTTATTATCAACCTAGGCTTAGATTAAAGTGGCTAAACCCAGAATACCACTTCGAAGGAGAGCTTGGTATTGGCCAAATATGGCGATTTAAGATTCATCTTGTTGATACTAAAGCCTCTGGATTATTAGCGCATCATATACGCTATACAGGTTTTGTTGATAAAGGCGAAATCATCAACTCTAAGTTTAGTTTACGTGGAGAGTTGTACCAAGTATTTAAATCGCTCTTACCTGCTAACAGTAACCCCATGCTATACGCTTTAAGTTTTGGTGATCGGAGTTATATTAGTGATGCGTTATGGACGCAGTTTAAATTATTAGGTATTGGACATCTGGTTGCTATATCTGGTTTGCATATAGGGCTTATATTTGGATTTTGTTATACCTGTATACGCCAATTATTCAAGGTGTTTAATCTGCCTCATCAACTTTGTGTCACTTTAGTATTGAGTCTGTTTGCTGCCTTCTTTTATGCATGGATCGCAGGATTTTCGTTACCAGCACTAAGAGCTATTATTTTATTGAGCATCCACAGCCTTTACCGTCTTCAATATTATAAAGTAACGCTATTACAGTTGTTCTCTATCATGTTATTTGTCACTTTAGTTGTTGATCCGTTGACTGTATTCTCGGTGAGTTTTTGGTTATCCTTTTCGGCTATGGCTGCTGTATTTATACTTGTTTGGTTAAATAAACAGCAGCAAACCGTTGATGAAGTCAGTGCATTTGATAACCAGGGCAACGTTATTAAATGTTGCTATCGTATTCACTGGTGTCGAATTAAGTTGTTGGTAAAGACAGTGGTAAGTAAGCTAACGTATCTTTGTCACAGCCAAGTATTATTGACATTATTTATGTTGCCGATGCAACTGTCGGTGTTCTCTGGTTTTAGCTTAATTTCTATCATAATCAACTTGATTTTCATTCCTGTTTTTAGTGTATTTGTATTACCGGTGCTGTTGGTCGCGGTACTCTTAGCCGTAATAGCGCCGCAGATTAGCGGCATATTACTGCTTGTTGTGAATGATGTATTAAATCGAACTCAAGCTATTTGGGGAAGGATAACGATAAATGAT from Moritella marina ATCC 15381 encodes the following:
- a CDS encoding DUF2960 domain-containing protein — protein: MAHLVTYTYKKQDKKIPFSYRQFHHIYEAAAAEEGIDLTQYLIMEKQVEDVSKGTKAVREFRKNHFTKLGFTNVWFIKDGIEE
- a CDS encoding DUF2062 domain-containing protein; the encoded protein is MPKNLIKKYLPDPESIKEHKHLKIFGDLLHNANLWHLNRRSAAGAFAVGLFMAFVPVPFQMLLAAGFAILFRVNLPLSVALVWLSNPVTMPPMFYGTYILGAWILQVPVHPFSFELTMEWLIQAISLYGPAFLLGCFVSGTFFSILGYFSIRWLWRWKIINAWNKRKASRTK
- a CDS encoding ComEC/Rec2 family competence protein — encoded protein: MLLMNTKWQYKESSKIVVEDNIITAELITLVNNKNRLSFDVNVISINGQEAPYYQPRLRLKWLNPEYHFEGELGIGQIWRFKIHLVDTKASGLLAHHIRYTGFVDKGEIINSKFSLRGELYQVFKSLLPANSNPMLYALSFGDRSYISDALWTQFKLLGIGHLVAISGLHIGLIFGFCYTCIRQLFKVFNLPHQLCVTLVLSLFAAFFYAWIAGFSLPALRAIILLSIHSLYRLQYYKVTLLQLFSIMLFVTLVVDPLTVFSVSFWLSFSAMAAVFILVWLNKQQQTVDEVSAFDNQGNVIKCCYRIHWCRIKLLVKTVVSKLTYLCHSQVLLTLFMLPMQLSVFSGFSLISIIINLIFIPVFSVFVLPVLLVAVLLAVIAPQISGILLLVVNDVLNRTQAIWGRITINDGIWIEQDQLISDVFPQGTVLIFILFIMGFIFKPMRVTFNSLCLLLLPLLFIAI
- a CDS encoding TatD family hydrolase, translating into MLVDSHCHLDGLNYDTIHTDLADVVNKATERGVSHLLSVSVTLPRFKTMIELIADFDNIHASCGVHPLNLEDEYEKLELLALASNDKVVAIGETGLDYFYSPENKDIQQASFRNHIQVAIELKKPLIIHTRGAVDDTIRILREEGAEKIGGVIHCFTESDAMAAAVLEMGFYISISGIVTFKSAKDLQAVVKTIPADRLLVETDSPYLAPVPYRGKENQPAYVRAVAEFVADLRGVSFAELAETTTENYFKLFNAKK
- the holB gene encoding DNA polymerase III subunit delta' codes for the protein MLYPWLLPHWEKQQAQMTAGRLHHALFVTSPNGMGKLSYAQMLSQTLLCKEPIGWEPCHHCHPCQLFETSVHPDYYLVATEPGKVIGVDQIRNISQKLNEHSQLGGNKVVIIEHAESFNLASANALLKTLEEPSDGSYIILLAENKSQVLPTIYSRCQKLHLPAPAEQDTLTWLQQQFPIESPTLTSIRINHGAPLHTLSYLNNGDDDLRKEIFSNISLLTQQPAAITRLCEIISDRTLEKLSWLQFILLDLQKVARGVSIDYIVNTDQLEWLTHFSTLLSQDKITQLQSELTELRQLLLQNNNLTAETLVLSFLIKLKRFIN